One segment of Paenibacillus rhizovicinus DNA contains the following:
- a CDS encoding DHH family phosphoesterase has product MPKFLIKRWHGMHHLWAFVLMLLMTITLATYDWKLGVIGLVLSGAIGVYSVMAERAFRRDLKMYLGTLSYRVKKAGHEIISDLPFGIILYNEDKAIEWHNAFVTNMLERESVVGESLNDLFPTLSQAKDREGTVEATIGNAIYELQFRFDERLLYVRDITKQWQLAKRYEEEKMALGIVMMDNLEEVTQGMDDQQRSTLMSKATAEITEWANKFHVYLKRLTSDRYLVITDQRTLKQLELSRFVLLDEVREITADNKIPMTLSIGFAAGAESIVELGHWAQTSLDYALGRGGDQAAVKVGQRQSFYGGKSNAVEKRTRVRARVVAHALRDLLRDSDRVVIMGHKMPDMDALGAAIGVLKAALLFQKEAYIVLEGVNPAIQKMVEMLREDERITKRFITPDQALGIVDGKTLAVVVDTHKASMVKEPRLLSLTDKIVVVDHHRRGEEFITNAILVYMEPYASSTCELVTELLQYIHDRVLLDVREATALLAGITVDTKSFSLRTGSRTFEAASFLRRNGADSALIQRMMKEDLTEYIKKAEMIKQSEIIYDHIAIAVTEQGRQYSQLLIAQSADTLLNMTDVLASFVIGERPDGLIGISARSLGHMNVQVVMERMGGGGHLTNAAAQLEGTVAEVAQRLKQVLQEIDKEEGLFE; this is encoded by the coding sequence ATGCCGAAGTTTCTGATTAAACGATGGCACGGCATGCACCATTTATGGGCATTCGTGCTGATGTTATTAATGACGATCACACTGGCTACGTACGACTGGAAGCTGGGCGTCATCGGGCTGGTGCTGTCCGGCGCGATCGGGGTATACTCCGTGATGGCCGAGCGGGCATTCCGCCGGGATTTGAAAATGTACCTTGGCACGCTGTCTTATCGCGTGAAGAAGGCAGGCCACGAGATTATCAGCGATCTGCCGTTCGGAATCATTCTGTATAACGAAGATAAAGCGATCGAATGGCATAACGCGTTCGTGACGAACATGCTGGAGCGGGAGTCCGTCGTAGGAGAATCGTTGAACGACTTGTTCCCGACGTTATCGCAGGCGAAGGATCGCGAAGGCACGGTGGAAGCGACGATCGGCAACGCCATTTATGAGCTCCAATTCCGTTTCGACGAGCGGCTGCTGTACGTACGCGATATTACGAAGCAGTGGCAGCTGGCCAAGCGGTACGAGGAAGAGAAGATGGCGCTTGGCATCGTCATGATGGATAACCTTGAAGAAGTGACGCAGGGCATGGACGATCAGCAGCGCAGTACGCTGATGTCGAAGGCAACGGCCGAGATCACGGAGTGGGCGAATAAGTTCCATGTGTATCTGAAGCGGCTGACGTCGGATCGCTACTTGGTCATTACGGATCAGCGGACCTTGAAACAATTGGAGCTGTCGCGGTTCGTCCTGCTGGATGAGGTGCGGGAAATTACGGCGGATAACAAAATCCCAATGACGCTCAGCATCGGCTTTGCGGCCGGCGCGGAGAGCATCGTGGAGCTGGGACATTGGGCGCAGACAAGTCTTGATTATGCCCTAGGCCGGGGCGGCGACCAGGCGGCGGTCAAGGTTGGCCAGCGCCAGTCGTTCTACGGCGGCAAGTCCAATGCCGTGGAGAAACGCACCCGCGTGCGCGCGCGCGTCGTAGCGCATGCACTGCGCGATCTGCTGCGCGACAGCGACCGCGTCGTGATCATGGGGCACAAGATGCCGGACATGGACGCGCTTGGCGCGGCGATCGGGGTGCTCAAGGCGGCGCTGCTGTTCCAGAAAGAAGCGTATATCGTGCTGGAAGGCGTCAATCCCGCCATTCAAAAAATGGTGGAGATGCTGCGGGAAGACGAGCGCATCACCAAACGGTTCATTACGCCGGATCAGGCGCTCGGAATCGTGGACGGCAAGACGCTGGCGGTCGTCGTCGATACCCATAAGGCGTCTATGGTGAAGGAGCCGCGTCTGCTGTCCCTGACGGACAAGATCGTCGTCGTCGACCACCATCGCCGGGGGGAAGAATTCATTACCAATGCGATTCTGGTCTATATGGAGCCGTATGCGTCATCCACCTGCGAATTGGTTACGGAGCTGCTTCAATATATTCACGACCGGGTATTGCTGGACGTAAGGGAAGCCACTGCGCTGCTCGCGGGAATTACGGTCGATACGAAGAGCTTCTCGCTGCGCACCGGTTCGCGGACGTTCGAGGCCGCTTCGTTCCTGCGGCGCAACGGTGCCGATTCCGCGCTTATCCAGCGAATGATGAAAGAAGATTTAACGGAGTACATCAAGAAAGCAGAAATGATCAAGCAGTCGGAGATTATTTATGATCATATCGCCATTGCCGTGACGGAGCAGGGAAGGCAATATTCCCAGCTGCTCATCGCGCAGTCGGCGGATACGCTGTTGAACATGACGGACGTCTTGGCGTCTTTCGTGATCGGCGAGCGCCCGGACGGTCTGATCGGTATCAGTGCCCGGTCGCTTGGCCATATGAACGTACAGGTCGTTATGGAGCGCATGGGCGGCGGAGGTCACTTGACCAACGCGGCCGCGCAGCTGGAAGGCACCGTAGCGGAAGTCGCGCAGCGCTTGAAGCAAGTGCTGCAGGAAATCGATAAGGAAGAGGGGCTATTCGAATGA
- the rplI gene encoding 50S ribosomal protein L9 produces MKVIFLQDVKGQGKKGEIKDLSEGYVRNFLFPKNLAKPASDGNVKTLDAQNAAEKRKKEQEKADAQALGTRLEAMKIVVKTKAGEGGRLFGAITSKQIAEALEALGVKVDKRKIELEEPIRTLGVTQVAVKLHPEVKAKLSVHASEE; encoded by the coding sequence ATGAAGGTAATTTTTCTGCAAGACGTAAAGGGTCAAGGCAAGAAGGGCGAGATTAAGGATCTGTCGGAAGGGTATGTACGCAACTTCCTGTTTCCTAAGAATTTGGCGAAGCCGGCTTCGGACGGCAACGTGAAGACGCTGGACGCGCAGAATGCTGCCGAGAAGCGCAAGAAAGAGCAGGAGAAGGCCGATGCGCAGGCGCTTGGCACTCGATTAGAAGCAATGAAAATCGTCGTGAAGACGAAAGCCGGCGAAGGCGGCCGTCTGTTCGGCGCCATTACGAGCAAGCAGATCGCCGAGGCGTTAGAAGCGCTGGGCGTGAAGGTCGATAAGCGCAAAATCGAACTGGAGGAGCCGATTCGTACACTGGGCGTTACGCAAGTGGCGGTTAAGCTGCATCCTGAAGTGAAAGCGAAGCTGAGCGTCCATGCCTCGGAAGAATAA
- the dnaB gene encoding replicative DNA helicase gives MMFDRIPPQNMEAEQAVLGAVLLQTEALITAMERLKSEDFYLPSHQLIYDAMVELGEANQPIDLVTLTSYLQDRQQLEEIGGVSYLAKLGNAVPTAANVDYYAQIVEEKSMLRRLIRTATNIVSDGYAAADDVGLMLSDAESRIMELSNRRSSNGFISIRDVLMEVFERVEHLYSNKGGASGIPSGFSDLDKMTSGFQRNDLIIVAARPSVGKTAFALNIAQNVGVRARETVAIFSLEMSAAQLVQRMICAESNVDAGRMRTGELVGDDWEKLTMAIGSLSEAQIYIDDTPGITVADIRAKCRRLKKERGLGMILIDYLQLIQGRGKAGENRQQEVSEISRTLKQIARELEVPVIALSQLSRGVEQRQDKRPMMSDLRESGSIEQDADIVAFLYRDDYYDKESEKKNIIEIIIAKQRNGPVGTVELAFLKNYNKFVGLDRSHQEPGHAS, from the coding sequence ATGATGTTTGACCGGATTCCGCCGCAGAACATGGAAGCGGAGCAGGCGGTGCTTGGCGCCGTTCTGCTGCAGACGGAAGCGCTCATTACGGCGATGGAACGTCTGAAGAGCGAGGACTTCTATCTGCCGTCGCATCAATTGATCTATGATGCGATGGTGGAGCTCGGCGAAGCGAATCAGCCGATCGATCTGGTTACCCTGACTTCTTATTTACAAGACCGGCAGCAGCTCGAGGAAATCGGCGGCGTCAGCTATCTGGCCAAGCTCGGCAACGCGGTGCCGACGGCGGCGAACGTGGACTACTATGCGCAAATCGTAGAAGAGAAGTCCATGCTTCGCCGCCTTATTCGTACGGCGACGAATATCGTATCGGACGGCTATGCGGCGGCGGACGATGTCGGGTTGATGCTGAGCGACGCGGAATCGCGAATCATGGAGCTGTCGAACCGCCGTTCCAGCAACGGCTTCATCTCGATCCGGGACGTGCTGATGGAAGTCTTCGAACGAGTCGAGCACCTCTATTCGAACAAAGGCGGCGCGTCCGGCATTCCTTCCGGATTCTCGGATCTCGACAAGATGACGTCCGGCTTCCAGCGCAACGATCTTATCATCGTAGCGGCGCGTCCTTCCGTAGGGAAGACAGCCTTTGCATTGAACATCGCCCAGAACGTCGGCGTACGCGCCCGCGAGACGGTCGCGATCTTCAGTCTCGAGATGTCCGCCGCCCAGCTGGTGCAGCGGATGATCTGCGCGGAATCGAATGTCGACGCCGGCCGAATGAGAACAGGAGAATTAGTCGGCGATGATTGGGAAAAACTAACGATGGCAATCGGTTCGCTGTCGGAGGCACAAATCTATATCGATGATACGCCAGGTATTACCGTTGCGGACATTCGCGCGAAATGCCGGCGGCTGAAGAAAGAACGCGGGCTCGGCATGATCCTGATCGACTACTTGCAGCTGATTCAAGGCCGGGGCAAAGCCGGCGAGAACCGGCAGCAGGAAGTATCCGAGATTTCGCGTACGCTGAAGCAGATCGCGCGCGAGCTTGAAGTGCCGGTCATCGCGCTGTCTCAGTTGAGCCGGGGCGTCGAGCAGCGGCAGGACAAGCGTCCGATGATGTCTGACCTTCGGGAATCCGGTTCGATCGAGCAAGATGCCGATATCGTAGCGTTCCTCTACCGGGACGACTACTACGATAAGGAATCGGAGAAGAAGAACATTATCGAGATCATCATCGCCAAGCAGCGGAATGGCCCGGTCGGCACAGTGGAGCTGGCCTTCCTGAAGAACTATAATAAGTTCGTCGGCTTGGATCGTTCGCATCAGGAACCTGGTCATGCCTCCTAG
- a CDS encoding adenylosuccinate synthase, with protein MSTVVVVGTQWGDEGKGKITDFLADGADVVARYQGGNNAGHTIMIGNKKYKLTMIPSGIFNENKVCVIGNGMVINPAALIDEINYIHEHGFSSENLKISDRAHLIMPYHLVLDGLEEDRKGDSKIGTTRKGIGPCYMDKAARNGIRVADLLDAEEFESKLRRLIVEKNQVIEQVYGGEKLDADEILGQYLGYAETLRPYVTDTSVVLNDAIDSNKRVLFEGAQGVMLDIDQGTYPYVTSSNPTAGGVCIGSGVGPSKIQQVIGVAKAYTTRVGDGPFPTELSNETGDWIREKGHEYGTVTGRPRRVGWFDTVVVRHARRVSGITGLSLNSLDVLSGLETVKICTGYKLRGEIIEHYPASLKLISECEAVYEELPGWSEDISNAKTLADLPENTRRYVERVSELTGIPIAIFSVGRNREQTNPVAPIYL; from the coding sequence ATGTCAACGGTAGTTGTAGTCGGAACCCAGTGGGGAGACGAAGGCAAAGGCAAAATCACCGACTTTTTGGCGGACGGCGCCGATGTTGTAGCCCGGTATCAAGGGGGCAATAACGCAGGCCACACCATCATGATCGGTAACAAGAAATATAAGCTCACTATGATCCCATCCGGTATTTTTAATGAAAATAAAGTATGCGTTATCGGCAACGGCATGGTCATCAATCCAGCTGCCCTTATCGATGAAATCAATTATATACATGAACACGGCTTTTCGTCGGAGAACCTGAAGATCAGTGACCGCGCGCATCTAATCATGCCGTATCACCTGGTTCTGGACGGGTTGGAAGAAGATCGCAAGGGCGATAGCAAGATCGGCACGACCCGCAAAGGCATCGGTCCTTGCTACATGGACAAAGCGGCGCGTAACGGTATTCGCGTTGCCGATCTGCTGGACGCTGAAGAATTCGAGTCCAAGCTGCGCCGCCTTATCGTCGAGAAGAACCAAGTCATCGAGCAAGTGTATGGCGGAGAGAAGCTGGATGCGGATGAAATCCTCGGCCAGTACCTCGGTTATGCGGAAACGCTTCGTCCGTACGTAACGGATACGTCCGTTGTGTTGAACGATGCAATCGACAGCAACAAGCGCGTTCTGTTCGAAGGCGCCCAAGGCGTTATGCTCGACATCGACCAAGGCACGTACCCGTACGTAACATCGTCCAACCCGACCGCGGGCGGCGTATGTATCGGTTCGGGCGTCGGCCCTTCGAAGATTCAACAAGTCATCGGCGTTGCGAAAGCCTACACGACTCGCGTCGGCGACGGTCCTTTCCCGACTGAGCTGAGCAACGAAACCGGCGATTGGATCCGCGAGAAAGGCCATGAGTACGGCACGGTTACTGGCCGTCCGCGCCGTGTCGGCTGGTTCGACACGGTTGTCGTCCGCCATGCGCGCCGCGTCAGCGGCATCACGGGCTTGTCCCTGAACTCGCTTGACGTGCTGTCCGGTCTCGAAACGGTTAAGATCTGCACAGGCTACAAGCTGCGCGGCGAAATCATCGAGCACTATCCAGCAAGCTTGAAGCTGATCTCCGAATGCGAAGCCGTATACGAGGAGCTTCCAGGCTGGAGCGAAGATATTTCGAACGCGAAGACGCTGGCTGATCTGCCGGAGAATACGCGCCGCTACGTGGAACGCGTCTCCGAGCTGACGGGCATTCCGATCGCGATCTTCTCTGTCGGGCGCAACCGCGAGCAGACCAATCCGGTCGCACCGATTTACTTGTAA
- a CDS encoding M23 family metallopeptidase gives MLVIAGLSGTHYVKAHTVEYLEVYQNGNLVGEVSSKEQVAELISNVQKKLDSGNAGLHMVLETGTITYGDKSAYNAQPKTAATLEKLEGLFASHATGVALVVDGKQVGVVKDKATADSLLNRVQGKYAPKTKTAKTEVTALAYSADGSVKSKTALKSVKFVEKIGTSAKDVQPQDIADPEQLYLQLIKGTVKPKSYTVQDGDCVGCIAQKFNISPQVIYERNTWIKDDMIKVGDVLDLTVLQPEVTVETVENVTETESIEPKTVYQKNSNMKSGEQKVIREGQSGKKQLVYRLVKQNGYLMSEELISEVVLEPSVPAIIMKGTKVNLAEGTGQFAWPVTSHRLTSFFGMRWGALHRGLDMVGGHNIMAADNGVVTFVGTRPGLGNCIIIDHKNGYETWYGHLSKIQVKKGQTVSQGSYIGIMGNTGHSFGTHLHFEIHKNGALQNPLKYL, from the coding sequence GTGCTTGTCATCGCCGGTTTAAGCGGAACGCATTACGTGAAGGCGCACACCGTGGAATATCTCGAGGTGTATCAGAACGGCAATCTGGTCGGCGAAGTCAGCTCTAAGGAGCAAGTGGCAGAGTTGATCAGCAACGTACAGAAGAAACTTGATTCGGGCAACGCAGGCCTACATATGGTGCTTGAGACCGGTACGATCACATATGGGGATAAAAGCGCTTACAACGCGCAGCCGAAAACGGCGGCAACGCTGGAGAAGCTCGAGGGACTGTTCGCTTCCCACGCGACAGGCGTCGCACTGGTCGTTGACGGCAAGCAAGTCGGCGTCGTCAAGGACAAAGCGACGGCCGATTCGCTGCTGAATCGGGTGCAAGGCAAATACGCGCCTAAGACCAAAACGGCGAAGACGGAAGTTACGGCGCTGGCTTACTCGGCCGACGGCAGCGTGAAGTCGAAGACGGCGCTGAAATCGGTGAAATTCGTCGAGAAGATCGGAACGAGCGCTAAGGACGTTCAGCCGCAAGACATTGCCGATCCGGAGCAGCTGTATTTGCAGCTCATTAAAGGGACCGTCAAGCCGAAGTCGTATACCGTTCAGGACGGCGACTGCGTAGGCTGTATCGCCCAGAAGTTCAATATCTCGCCGCAGGTGATTTACGAACGCAATACATGGATCAAAGACGATATGATTAAGGTCGGCGACGTGCTCGATCTGACCGTACTGCAGCCGGAAGTGACTGTCGAGACGGTCGAGAACGTAACGGAAACGGAATCGATCGAACCGAAAACGGTCTATCAGAAGAACAGCAATATGAAATCGGGCGAGCAGAAGGTCATCCGCGAAGGACAGAGCGGCAAGAAGCAGCTCGTTTATCGATTAGTGAAGCAGAACGGCTACCTGATGAGCGAAGAGCTGATCAGCGAAGTCGTGCTCGAGCCTTCGGTTCCGGCAATCATCATGAAGGGCACGAAGGTGAACCTTGCCGAGGGCACCGGACAATTCGCTTGGCCGGTAACCAGCCATCGCCTGACCAGTTTCTTCGGAATGCGTTGGGGCGCGCTGCATCGCGGTCTCGATATGGTCGGCGGCCATAACATCATGGCAGCGGACAACGGGGTCGTTACGTTTGTCGGAACGCGCCCGGGGCTTGGCAACTGCATCATCATCGACCATAAGAACGGATATGAAACGTGGTACGGGCACTTGAGCAAGATACAGGTGAAGAAAGGCCAGACCGTGAGCCAGGGTTCGTATATCGGCATCATGGGCAATACGGGGCACTCTTTCGGCACGCATTTGCATTTCGAAATTCATAAGAACGGCGCGTTGCAAAACCCGCTTAAATATCTATAA
- the yycF gene encoding response regulator YycF → MHGKILVVDDEQPIADIIKFNLEKEGYQVICAFDGGEAVRLAFEELPDLILLDLMLPVKDGMDVCREVRTRLQTPIIMLTAKDTELDKVLGLELGADDYVTKPFGTRELLARVKAHLRRTKNEAAAPAAAGSVAGADAPSAADKQGLAIFNLFIDTDMYVVYKDNEPLDLTHREYELVYYLARNCGKVMTREHLLQAVWGFEYFGDVRTVDVTIRRLREKIEDDPSRPEYILTRRGLGYLMRNPKSGGFSFG, encoded by the coding sequence ATGCACGGAAAAATATTAGTGGTCGATGATGAACAACCGATTGCGGACATTATAAAATTCAACCTCGAGAAGGAAGGCTATCAGGTTATCTGCGCCTTTGACGGCGGAGAGGCCGTGCGGCTGGCTTTCGAGGAACTACCCGATTTGATTCTGCTCGATCTGATGCTTCCCGTGAAGGACGGCATGGATGTGTGCCGCGAAGTGCGCACACGGCTGCAGACACCGATCATCATGCTGACGGCGAAGGATACGGAATTGGACAAAGTACTGGGCCTCGAGCTCGGCGCGGACGATTATGTAACCAAACCGTTCGGCACGCGCGAGCTGCTTGCGCGGGTGAAAGCGCATTTACGGCGAACGAAGAACGAAGCGGCCGCTCCGGCCGCCGCGGGCAGCGTTGCAGGCGCGGATGCGCCATCGGCTGCGGACAAGCAGGGATTGGCGATTTTCAATTTGTTTATCGATACGGACATGTACGTGGTGTACAAGGATAACGAACCGCTGGACTTGACCCATCGCGAGTATGAACTCGTGTATTACCTGGCCCGCAACTGCGGCAAGGTGATGACGCGCGAGCATTTGCTGCAGGCGGTCTGGGGATTCGAATATTTCGGCGATGTCCGTACCGTGGACGTGACGATTCGGCGGCTTCGCGAGAAGATCGAGGACGATCCGAGCCGCCCGGAGTATATTTTGACGCGCCGGGGCTTGGGGTATCTCATGCGTAATCCGAAATCCGGAGGTTTCAGCTTCGGATGA
- a CDS encoding ATP-binding protein, translated as MNGGIRFFRTIQVKLIIIYVLLILIAMQLIGVYFISTMKTSLTSTFTNNLNEQANLLSEIAGQTLSSQPEKPGNPGDQTREEYLGLLVSNLFSISEAEIQVMDASGKVLATSSQSHQSYIGKKNTSLAVSRALQGVRDNEEDIIDEDGVRKKIIAKPVVYSDKIVGAVYLVASMKDLYRTVDRINRIFMSGMLFALGLTGVLGILLAHTITNPIKALTRQAAGVAEGRFDQQVPVLGDDEIGRLSEVFNNMTMRLRDALSANEEEKEKLASILANMSDGVVAADERGYVIVSNRRALEMLRRDDCEGVKLSELFNMEDTLSALPKGNDQQAVLYHTQPEGEEDELMRVTLTPIHRREHGISGTIAVLQDITEQERLEQSRREFVANVSHELRTPLTTIKSYAEALDEGAMDERELGQRFVGVIRNETERMIRLVTDLLHLSRLDSNQAPLRRQQTNMPEMLEEVADRFSFQMRKKSIRASVRVEDDITTVWLDRDQIDQVLDNLVSNAIKYTLDGGRIEITARRMHARAAGSMPEQSDAYPSSERSSRPGRTEFATRASESGDQGRQEPSSIAISVKDTGIGIPKRDLGRIFDRFYRVDKARSRSMGGTGLGLSIAREIVKAHGGSIALDSELNEGTTVTVVLPLLTGGETS; from the coding sequence ATGAACGGGGGCATTCGCTTTTTCCGGACCATTCAAGTAAAGCTGATTATTATCTACGTGCTGCTGATCTTAATTGCGATGCAGCTGATCGGCGTGTATTTCATCAGTACGATGAAAACCTCGCTGACGTCGACGTTTACGAACAACCTGAACGAGCAGGCGAACTTGCTGTCGGAGATCGCGGGGCAGACGCTGTCGAGCCAGCCGGAGAAGCCGGGCAATCCCGGCGACCAGACCCGGGAGGAATATCTCGGATTGCTGGTCAGCAACCTGTTCAGCATCAGCGAAGCGGAGATCCAAGTGATGGACGCGAGCGGCAAGGTGCTGGCGACTTCTTCGCAGTCCCATCAATCCTATATCGGGAAGAAGAATACGTCGCTGGCGGTCAGCCGCGCGCTGCAGGGCGTTCGGGACAATGAAGAAGATATCATCGACGAGGACGGCGTGCGCAAGAAAATCATTGCCAAGCCGGTCGTCTATAGCGATAAAATCGTGGGCGCGGTCTATTTGGTCGCCTCGATGAAGGATTTGTACCGGACGGTGGACCGGATTAACCGGATCTTCATGTCCGGGATGCTGTTCGCGCTCGGTCTGACCGGCGTGCTCGGCATTCTGCTCGCGCATACGATTACGAATCCGATCAAAGCGCTGACGAGGCAAGCGGCCGGCGTGGCGGAAGGACGCTTCGACCAGCAGGTGCCGGTGCTCGGCGATGACGAGATCGGCCGGCTCTCCGAAGTGTTCAATAACATGACGATGCGGCTTCGGGACGCGCTTTCGGCCAACGAGGAGGAGAAAGAGAAGCTCGCCTCGATCCTGGCCAACATGAGCGACGGCGTCGTCGCGGCGGATGAGCGCGGATACGTGATCGTTTCCAACCGCCGGGCGCTGGAGATGCTGCGCAGGGACGATTGCGAAGGCGTAAAGCTCAGCGAGCTGTTCAACATGGAGGATACGCTGTCGGCGCTGCCGAAAGGCAACGATCAGCAGGCGGTCCTCTATCATACGCAGCCCGAAGGCGAGGAGGACGAGCTGATGCGCGTGACGCTGACGCCGATCCATCGCCGGGAGCATGGCATTTCAGGCACGATCGCGGTGCTGCAGGATATTACGGAGCAGGAACGGCTGGAGCAATCGCGGCGGGAGTTCGTTGCCAACGTATCGCATGAGCTGCGCACGCCGCTCACGACGATCAAGAGCTATGCGGAGGCGCTGGACGAAGGCGCGATGGACGAGCGGGAGCTCGGACAGCGGTTCGTCGGCGTCATCCGCAACGAGACGGAACGTATGATTCGGCTCGTAACCGACTTGCTGCATCTATCGCGGCTGGATTCCAATCAAGCTCCACTGCGCAGGCAGCAGACGAATATGCCCGAAATGCTGGAGGAAGTGGCGGACCGCTTCTCCTTCCAGATGCGCAAGAAATCGATTCGCGCTTCTGTCCGCGTCGAGGACGACATTACGACGGTCTGGCTCGACCGCGATCAGATCGACCAGGTGCTTGATAATCTCGTATCCAATGCGATCAAATACACGCTGGACGGCGGGCGGATCGAGATCACGGCGCGCAGGATGCATGCCCGAGCAGCAGGAAGCATGCCCGAGCAGTCGGATGCATACCCGAGCAGTGAGCGGAGCTCACGACCAGGGCGAACGGAGTTCGCGACCAGGGCCAGCGAATCTGGCGACCAGGGCAGGCAGGAGCCGTCTTCGATCGCGATCAGCGTGAAGGATACCGGCATCGGCATTCCGAAGCGGGATCTGGGGCGCATCTTCGACCGGTTCTACCGGGTGGATAAAGCCCGCTCGCGGAGCATGGGCGGCACGGGTCTCGGGCTTTCCATTGCCCGGGAAATCGTAAAAGCCCACGGCGGCTCCATCGCGCTCGATTCCGAGCTGAACGAAGGCACGACGGTTACGGTCGTGCTGCCTCTGTTAACCGGAGGTGAGACGTCATGA
- a CDS encoding YycH family regulatory protein has protein sequence MIDKTKTILLTALVILSLVQSYLLAYSMPGLDVTTSPLQDYVKIPLGEEAKVESVIFPEDMVLHLGKSKHTVLYPDSNFYNLIFDKIKSREFKGFQRTTAAADDWNVIRDSDQGLELRFGRGVPMELLSKVLKLEGDAPFMNDVVNRIWIYKSSDRDEVRTYFFSADNTTVYESVKADLTAQDVQMYVGYGEYQVNYKRISNDLYLPEGPVESVASTVGYDSYTPSEMQSYLFYDPGVTRAISDRNGSQIYTDGKRGLQIEQNGKWLSFTDSVAVQSHGDNESQNVYAAIQFVNQHGGWDGLHRFVYADLFGDAQVLKFQQYYGSFPLVPMSPFLFGNMKLRMQDGVVSEYERSMLTLKKKADRRSVRWLPGGEMLADALANYKRRAEIVAIYPALLVTPTDDKSLSLDPIWAVQLSDATQEKLLDAIPGGYKPLPGEPGGAPLPPANHHEATGSNGSGSGSAGTVSPYGYGKTASE, from the coding sequence ATGATCGATAAGACGAAGACGATTCTGCTTACGGCGCTTGTCATTCTGAGTCTCGTTCAGAGCTATCTGCTCGCTTACAGCATGCCGGGCTTGGATGTCACGACATCGCCGCTGCAGGATTATGTGAAAATACCTTTGGGAGAAGAAGCAAAGGTCGAAAGTGTTATTTTCCCTGAGGACATGGTGCTTCATTTGGGCAAGTCAAAGCATACGGTGTTATACCCGGATTCGAATTTCTATAATCTGATCTTCGATAAAATCAAAAGCCGGGAGTTTAAAGGCTTCCAGCGGACGACTGCGGCTGCGGACGATTGGAACGTCATTCGCGACAGCGACCAGGGACTCGAGCTCCGATTCGGGCGCGGCGTTCCCATGGAGCTGTTAAGCAAGGTACTCAAGCTGGAAGGCGATGCCCCGTTCATGAACGATGTGGTGAATCGCATCTGGATCTATAAGAGCAGCGACCGCGACGAAGTGCGGACGTACTTCTTCAGTGCCGACAATACCACCGTATACGAGTCGGTCAAAGCGGATCTCACCGCGCAGGACGTGCAGATGTATGTTGGCTATGGGGAATACCAGGTCAATTACAAACGGATCAGCAATGATCTGTATCTGCCCGAAGGACCGGTGGAATCCGTTGCCTCTACCGTTGGCTATGACAGCTACACGCCAAGCGAGATGCAAAGCTATCTGTTCTACGACCCGGGCGTGACGCGGGCGATCAGCGACCGCAACGGTTCGCAGATCTATACCGACGGCAAACGCGGCCTGCAGATCGAACAGAATGGCAAATGGCTCAGCTTCACGGATTCCGTTGCCGTCCAGAGCCATGGCGACAATGAGAGTCAGAACGTCTATGCGGCGATTCAGTTCGTCAATCAGCATGGCGGGTGGGACGGGCTGCACCGGTTCGTGTACGCCGATTTGTTCGGCGATGCGCAGGTGCTTAAATTCCAGCAGTATTACGGATCGTTCCCGCTCGTTCCGATGAGCCCTTTCTTGTTCGGCAACATGAAGCTGCGCATGCAGGACGGCGTCGTCTCGGAATATGAGCGTTCCATGCTAACGCTCAAGAAGAAGGCGGATCGGCGCAGCGTTCGCTGGCTGCCGGGCGGCGAGATGCTCGCGGATGCGTTAGCGAATTATAAGCGCAGGGCGGAAATCGTGGCGATCTATCCGGCGCTGCTCGTTACGCCGACGGATGACAAGTCGCTGTCGCTCGACCCGATCTGGGCGGTTCAGCTCAGTGACGCTACGCAGGAGAAGCTGCTGGACGCGATCCCGGGCGGCTATAAGCCGCTGCCGGGCGAGCCGGGCGGCGCACCGCTGCCGCCGGCGAATCATCATGAGGCGACCGGCAGTAACGGGTCGGGGTCCGGAAGTGCGGGCACGGTCAGTCCGTATGGATATGGCAAGACCGCGTCCGAGTAG